In Edaphobacter dinghuensis, a genomic segment contains:
- a CDS encoding flagellar FlbD family protein yields MIELTRLNGSRLIVNCDLIKYAESAPDTVLTLVTGEKLVVLEPSNEILLRTLEYRAHVLAAAWPEAATALGAKSACDAQKTVRDIEHQKSKD; encoded by the coding sequence ATGATCGAACTGACACGCCTCAACGGCAGTCGCCTTATCGTCAACTGCGACCTGATCAAATACGCTGAATCCGCACCCGACACCGTACTCACGCTGGTCACTGGCGAAAAGCTGGTTGTGCTCGAGCCTTCGAACGAAATTCTGCTGCGCACTCTCGAATACCGCGCCCACGTTCTTGCGGCAGCGTGGCCCGAAGCCGCTACCGCACTTGGCGCGAAGTCCGCCTGCGACGCGCAAAAGACGGTCCGTGATATCGAACACCAAAAGTCGAAAGACTAA
- a CDS encoding flagellin N-terminal helical domain-containing protein, which translates to MSLGVLNNIAAIYAQNNLNQTQNSLQNVLQQLSSGSRINSGADDAAGLALADGLHANEAALTQSSQNATSGVGLLQTADGALSQVTNLLNRAVTLATEAANGTLNSSQIGSANQEYQNILTEIGNIGSTTNFNGNNVFTNTATNVFVSDGTASGATTFQELVGSLSDASVGTSTATTTAGTTTAITNPTPTVPTATTSGTATFGFSSAADTVSGTLKIAVGAGGAVTENFATGTTLAEAVGQLNDDVSFRTAGLVASQSPTSPNNLIITGPTGVANTLTLTGTALSDTTASVTTPGAGVNLAGTSLTSASASAVLTNVTNALQDVAYQRGNIGASINELNAASNVASAESVNLTSAEDSVRSTNYGQATSSMASLQVLSQTGISALAQANSVQQEILKLLQ; encoded by the coding sequence ATGTCCTTGGGTGTCTTGAACAACATCGCAGCAATCTATGCACAGAACAATCTGAACCAGACGCAGAATAGTCTTCAGAATGTTCTTCAGCAGCTCTCCTCCGGTTCGCGCATCAACAGCGGCGCGGACGATGCGGCCGGTCTTGCTCTGGCAGACGGCCTTCATGCAAACGAAGCGGCACTGACGCAGTCCTCGCAGAATGCCACCTCTGGCGTTGGCCTGTTGCAGACTGCCGACGGCGCGCTTTCGCAGGTGACCAATCTGTTGAATCGCGCAGTGACACTCGCGACCGAGGCGGCCAACGGAACGCTGAACTCGAGCCAGATTGGATCGGCTAACCAGGAGTACCAGAACATCCTGACTGAGATCGGCAACATTGGATCGACGACCAACTTCAACGGCAACAATGTATTTACCAATACAGCAACGAACGTGTTTGTCAGCGACGGAACGGCTTCGGGCGCAACAACGTTTCAGGAGCTGGTTGGTTCGTTGAGCGACGCGAGCGTGGGTACATCTACCGCAACGACCACTGCCGGTACGACGACAGCGATCACCAATCCGACACCGACGGTTCCGACGGCAACAACCTCTGGAACCGCTACGTTTGGCTTCAGCTCGGCAGCAGATACTGTATCCGGTACCCTCAAGATCGCTGTGGGGGCTGGCGGAGCTGTTACGGAGAACTTTGCAACCGGTACGACGCTTGCCGAGGCCGTTGGCCAGCTGAACGACGACGTGTCCTTCAGGACTGCGGGATTGGTCGCAAGCCAGAGTCCCACGTCGCCGAATAACTTGATCATCACCGGTCCAACCGGTGTGGCGAACACCCTTACCTTGACGGGAACGGCACTCTCTGACACTACTGCTTCGGTGACCACACCGGGCGCGGGCGTGAACCTTGCCGGAACATCGCTTACCTCGGCAAGCGCATCGGCGGTGCTGACCAATGTCACCAATGCGCTGCAGGATGTTGCGTACCAGCGAGGCAACATCGGTGCCAGCATTAACGAGTTGAATGCTGCTTCTAACGTTGCCAGCGCGGAGTCTGTGAACCTGACCTCAGCCGAGGACAGCGTTCGTTCGACCAACTATGGCCAGGCGACCAGCAGCATGGCTTCGCTCCAGGTGCTGAGCCAGACCGGTATCAGCGCTCTGGCGCAGGCGAACAGCGTGCAGCAGGAGATCTTGAAGCTGTTGCAATAA